The region CGGTCCCGATGAGCAGTCGCTTCGAGACGGGAACCCGTTCGAGGCCGAGCAGGTCGGCCTTGGCCGTGTTGACCGCGAGCGCGTCGACGACGATGTCGCTGTCAGTCCGGTCGGCGTACTCTAAGAACGCATCCGTCACCTTGCCGCCGGCCTGTCCGACCCCGAGAAGTGCGAGACGCATGTGGTGACAGTGTGGGACTGTCGGCTTAACAGTATGGAACGATTCGGCCGGAAGTCGGGCGCTTCCGCCGGCTTTCCGGTCGAGATTGGACGAGAGCCCGGCCAGATTCGTGTCAGAGCTCGGGAGATACCCGTCGTATCGAACCCGCTCTGTGCGGCCGATGACGCTGCCGACCGAACCCCGCCCCGCGTTCCCCGGGACGACCGCGGCTCACGCTGGAGTCAGCGGGCGTCGTAACGCCTAATTGGCTGTCGGCGAAAGGGGTGCCATGAACAGACAGCAGATACTCGCCATCATTCTCGTCTTCCTGATGGTCGGTTCGTCGTTTATCTACGGCGCCTCGTTCCTGATCTAGTCCCAGACGTCCGAGAGGGGGTGGGTACCGCTCGACCGGGACCGCGAGCGGTCGTGCCGACGTTTCGAGCCCGCGAGCGCCTGCTCCGGGGAGAACTCCGGAAGCGCCGGCTCGGAGACGCGGTCCACCTGCGCCCCGAACCAGTCGGGCATGTCCGTCCGGGCGCGCTCGAAGAGGTCGAGCAGCGAGCTGTCGGCGAGGTAGGTCGCGCCGTGGTCGTCGGGCGCCCGGACGACTCGCCCACAGGCCTGAATGACGGTTCGGAGCGCGGTCCGGTAGTACCAGCCCCACTGGCCGTCCTCCAGCCGGCGGGCGACCCGTGAGTCCCGGGTGTTGGGATACGGCGCCTTGCACAGCACCTGCCAGCGACAGAGGTCGCCCTCCAAGTCCAGAGCCTCCTCCATCTTCACCGAGAGGAACAGGTCGGGGTTGTCGCTGCGCTTCCAGGCCGAGAGCGCGCCGTCGCGGTCCTCGGTGTCGTGGCTGCGCACGCGCGAGCCGACGCCGAAGTCGGTCAACAGCTCGTCCAGTCGCTCCTGAATCGCGTAGGAGTGACAGTGGACCAGCCCCTTCTCGTCGGGGTGGCGGGCCATCGCCCGGACGATGGCCCGCGCGACTTTCGGAAGGGTGTCGTCACGGTGTTCGAAGGTCATCTTCCCCTGCGTGACGTCGTACAGCGGGCGGTTCTCGACGGGGAAGGTGTGACCGACCTCGACCAGGGCCACGTCGGCGGGGTCGAGGCCGACGTTCCGACAGAACGCGTCCTTGTTGAGGATGGTCGCCGACAGCAGGGCGAACCGGTTGCCCCGGTCCCAGACGGTGTGTTTGAGATACTTCTCGGGGTTCATCGGTTTGACCGTCACCGGCGCGCCCTCGCCGCCGTTCTGGTCGACGACCCACGTGGTCGCGCTCTCGGGGTCCCGGTAGTCCTCCTGAAACCACGAGAGGTCGCTGCGGAGTTTGTTCAGCGAGTCCCGCTCTGCCACCTCGTCGGGCGTGAGTTCGGCGTTGCCCCGCAGCTCTTTGACCCGCCGTTCGGTGACGTGTTCGATGCGCTCGGCGAATCTGACGGCCTCGTCGAGCCCGTCGAGGTCGGGGACGTCGAGTTCGCCCCAGAACGGAATCGTCGAGGGCGACAGCTCGATGGTGGCGTACATCTCGGCCCACTCGCCCAAGCCGTGGGCCTCGTCGACGACGACCACGTCGCGCTTCCCGAACACGTCGCTGCCGGCGGTCTGCATGAAGTACGCGAGCGTCATCGCGGCGATGCGCCGGTTCGAGGCGATAGCGCGGTCCGAGAAGTACGGACACCGGTGTTTCACCTGGCAGTCGAACTCCCGTTCGCGGACACAGGGGGCCTGATTGACCGGCGTGTCCGTCTCCCCCGGGAGGATGCAGTCGTAGTTGTTCTTCCCACGGATGACACAGAGGTCTTCTAACAGACTGTCCTCGGCCACGTCGTCGAGCTGTGAGACCTGCGGCGTCGTGTAGTAGGCGTCGACGACCTGTTCGGGGGCGGCCTCGCCCGCGGTCCGGGCACAGCCGGCGATAGCCCGCGCGAGCAGGGACTTCCCGCTGCCCGTCGGGGCGCGGACGAGGACGACGTCCTTGCCGCGCTCGAAGGCCGCGCGGATGTCGGCGAGCGCCTGCTTCTGGTTCCCCCGATGGCTCGGGGCCGGGAACTCGTCGTGAATCCGCGCGGGGTACACACCGGAGCGAACGGCCGGGTGGGCCTAAACCTTTCCAGTCGCCACAGCTCGAACAGCGCCGTCTCCGCCCGCTCGCCGACTCGGCCGTGGCCCCATCGTGTGCCGTGTTGACACTCTCGGCGTGAGACCGTCACCCTTCGCTCGCGAAAATCGGCCGACGGTGGCGTGGACGGCGCGCAAGCCCGTCGTGTCGTGCCCCGTGGTCACATACACACGGTCGTGATAATGGCACCCTCGCAACTCTTATACATATACCCCCTGTACATTTGATTGCAATGGCAAACGGAAAGGTTGATTTCTTCAACGACACTGGCGGCTACGGTTTCATCTCGACTGAGGACGCGGACGAGGACGTTTTCTTCCACATGGAGGACGTTGGCGGTCCGGACCTCGAAGAAGGCGAGGAGATCGAATTCGACATCGAACAGGCCGACAAGGGCCCCCGCGCGACGAACGTCGTCCGCAACTAATACTGCCGGCTGTAAGTTCGCAGAGATATTCGCCACCCCGATGGGTGGCGAATTACTTTCGTTCGTTACAGCCACCAGTATACTCGGATCTCCGGTCGCTTCGGCGACCACATCTGATACTTTGTTTTATCGACGCTCACCGACGAGCGGTCGCCGTGCCGGACCGGCGCTCGCCGAGCGACTGTATATAAAAGCCGGGGCCGAACTGCTGGGCCTGCAACGCTGGGGTGGGATATAGGGGAACCCGCACCGAACCCGAAAGTGCCGGCGGTGTCCCCGCCACCGGCCCTCTTTGCCCTCACAGCGGTCCCCCCTCCGCTGTGACACCCCCCATCTCCCCAGTGTTAATTAGTTGACAGCTCGTAGCTGTCGGTACCGATGGCAGACACGACCAGTCACGAGACGGAGCTGACCAGAGCGGAGACCGCACAGTTCCTGCGCTCGATCGCCGACGAGCTGGACGCTGACAAGGACCGCATCCGCGTCGCTATCGGGAACAAGCGCGTTCGGCTCTCGCCGCCCGAGCGCATCGCGACGGAGGCGACGGTGACAGAGCGGTCCCGACGCCTTCGGAAGGACGTCGAGGAACTGGAGCTGCGGTTCAGATGGACGCCCACGAAGGCGACCGCGGAAGCGACGACCGGCGGGGGCACCACGGGAGGCGCGGAGCGGGAGTGATGTCCGGCGCACTGGCGGGGCCGGTGCTGCAGGCGAGCGTCGAGACGGCGGCCGTCGTCAGTGGCGTCCTCGTCTTCCTCGTGAGCTTCCTCGTCGGAACCGTGGCGATAGCGCTTGGGGCACAGGTGCTCGTCGACCGGGACACGGGGTTCCGGCGCGCGGCCGTCACGGCCCTGATCGGCGCGCTCGTCTACGCGCTGGTGGGCGTGTTTCTGGGCTGGATTCCGCTGCTCGGCCCGGTGCTGATGCTCCTCGCATGGGTCGCCGTCATCAACTGGCAGTACCCCGGCGGCTGGGGGACGGCGCTGGGCATCGCCTTCCTCGCCTGGCTCGTCGCGGTGCTGATCCTCTACGGGCTCGCACTGCTGGGTATCGCGACCGACGCCTTCGGCATCCCGGGGGTGTAGAGGGGCACCGCCGGGTTGCGAACATTTTTATGCGAAAAATCAGCCATGGATTTTATGCTCAGGAGACGACGAAACGTGCTTCGAGTCGTCGGCGGAGTCTTGGCAGGGAGTCTCGCCGGCTGTCTCGGTTCGGAGTCGGAATCGACGCCCACGAACGAGCCCAGCGAGACACCGGGTAGTACCGACGGGCTACAGCGCAGCGGTATCCCCGAGTGGACCTCGTGGGCGCCGAGCCCCGCCGCGCTGGGCCTCGACGGCGGATACGAAGTGGTGTCGTTCGAGCCGGCCGAGGTCGCGTCCTACAGCGAGATCCTCCCGTCGAGCGCGACGAACTTGTCCACGACCGACCTCGGGATAGACGGCCTCGGGCCGATTACCGACCAGCGGCGAGGGATACTGCTATCGGACGGCATCGCGGCGCTGTTTGGGCCCCACGAGACCGACAACGTCCGGGCCTACCTGACCGACTGGGGGCTGGAACGCCAGCGAACCGTCAACGGCGTGGAGATATACGCGTTCGAGAGTCAGGACCTGCAGGACGCCTTCGGCGTCGCGTCGGACGTCTTCATCCGTGCGGGGACACGCTCGAAGCTGGGTGTCGACACCGTCGAAGCGGTCGCAGCCATGGCCCGGGACGACGAGCGGCTCCCGGCAGCCGTCCCCGATATCGGGACGGTACTGGCGCTCGTTGCGCCGGGCGAATCGGTCGCAGTCCGGTCGAACACCCCCGATATCGCCTCCGTCGACGGCGCGAGCGCCGAAGGGTACAGCTGGCGGCTCGGAACGGACCGCACGACTGTGTCGGCCGCGTTCGTCGGCGACGCCGTGGGAGCCGACGCAGTGCGGTCGTGGGCCAGCGAGAGCGAGCGCTTCGACTCCGCGTCGGTGGCGGCTCCCGCGGACGGGTCGGCCGTCACCGCGACCGCATCTGTCCAGACTGGGGATGTAGGCTCCCTGGACCCGAACTGGGCGACGGAGTCGACCGAACCGGCCCCACAGGTCCAGTGGCGAGCGACGTACGACGCGGACGCCGGTCACGTGACGATCGAGCACCGCGGCGGCGACAATATCGACGCAAGCGACCTCTACGTCCGTGGAAGCGGGTTCGCCGACGCCGGTGGGGCCGACCAGACCGCGGCGGGCCCGTGGCAGGGAGAGACAAGCGACAACGACGGCATCGGCGCCGGCAACACGGTCGCTGTCGGCGTCACGTCATCGTACGATATCCGTCTCGTCTACGAATTCCCGGACAGCGACCGCACGGCGACGCTGTTCAGCGACCGAGGCCCCGATGCCTGATTACGCCAGATCCTCGACATCCGCCGCCCGCACCTCGCGGTCGTCGGGCAGCCGGTCGATGCAGTCGTAACAGAGCAGGTGCTCGGTGCCGTCGCCCAGTTCCAGAATAATCCCCTCGGTGGGGCGACTCTCCTGTGTCCAGATGTTGG is a window of Halomicroarcula saliterrae DNA encoding:
- a CDS encoding amphi-Trp domain-containing protein codes for the protein MADTTSHETELTRAETAQFLRSIADELDADKDRIRVAIGNKRVRLSPPERIATEATVTERSRRLRKDVEELELRFRWTPTKATAEATTGGGTTGGAERE
- a CDS encoding ATP-dependent DNA helicase — encoded protein: MYPARIHDEFPAPSHRGNQKQALADIRAAFERGKDVVLVRAPTGSGKSLLARAIAGCARTAGEAAPEQVVDAYYTTPQVSQLDDVAEDSLLEDLCVIRGKNNYDCILPGETDTPVNQAPCVREREFDCQVKHRCPYFSDRAIASNRRIAAMTLAYFMQTAGSDVFGKRDVVVVDEAHGLGEWAEMYATIELSPSTIPFWGELDVPDLDGLDEAVRFAERIEHVTERRVKELRGNAELTPDEVAERDSLNKLRSDLSWFQEDYRDPESATTWVVDQNGGEGAPVTVKPMNPEKYLKHTVWDRGNRFALLSATILNKDAFCRNVGLDPADVALVEVGHTFPVENRPLYDVTQGKMTFEHRDDTLPKVARAIVRAMARHPDEKGLVHCHSYAIQERLDELLTDFGVGSRVRSHDTEDRDGALSAWKRSDNPDLFLSVKMEEALDLEGDLCRWQVLCKAPYPNTRDSRVARRLEDGQWGWYYRTALRTVIQACGRVVRAPDDHGATYLADSSLLDLFERARTDMPDWFGAQVDRVSEPALPEFSPEQALAGSKRRHDRSRSRSSGTHPLSDVWD
- a CDS encoding cold-shock protein, which encodes MANGKVDFFNDTGGYGFISTEDADEDVFFHMEDVGGPDLEEGEEIEFDIEQADKGPRATNVVRN
- a CDS encoding DUF7561 family protein translates to MASDTCDGCNDSVSIGGGIANIWTQESRPTEGIILELGDGTEHLLCYDCIDRLPDDREVRAADVEDLA